A genomic stretch from Corynebacterium sp. 21KM1197 includes:
- a CDS encoding YbaB/EbfC family nucleoid-associated protein, which produces MSQPDMQAILQQAQEMQLQLQQAQKEILATDVSGTAGNGLVTITMTGGGEVKDVQISPEVVDPEDVDTLQDLITGAFADAHKKVGQLAEQKMGPLSQGLGGGLGGMLG; this is translated from the coding sequence ATGTCTCAGCCCGATATGCAGGCCATTCTCCAGCAGGCACAGGAGATGCAACTGCAACTCCAGCAGGCGCAAAAGGAGATCCTGGCCACCGACGTCTCCGGTACCGCCGGTAACGGCCTGGTCACCATCACCATGACCGGCGGCGGCGAAGTCAAGGACGTACAGATCTCCCCCGAGGTGGTAGACCCCGAGGACGTGGATACCCTGCAAGACCTCATCACCGGAGCCTTCGCGGACGCCCACAAGAAGGTGGGCCAACTGGCCGAGCAGAAGATGGGCCCCCTTTCCCAGGGCCTTGGCGGCGGCCTCGGCGGAATGCTCGGGTAA